AGGCCGTCTCCTACGAGCCGTTCGCCACCGGCTGGCTGCAGGGTGACGAGACGTCGGGACGGCCAGTCGACCTGTTGCAGCTCGACGACGGCTCGATCCTTCTGTCGGATGACGCCGGAGGCCGAATCTACAGAATCACGTATTCGTGAGTCACTGTGGCGGGTGCTGGTCGCGTTGAATCACGACTGTCCCTCGGATCGTTCGCCGTCCTCAGAATGAACTGCTGGTTTGATCGGCGCTCCGCTTGGTCTGGCTGTACTTTCATGAGAGGTCCCTCGCTTCCCGCCCGACCACCCGCTCGGGACGACCGGTGCGGGGAGATCTGTGACATGCCTGAATCTCCTGACGTCTGGCGTCGAATGCCCGAGGTTACGACTGACCACACGCCGGATTGAAGCGTCGAGAAAACCCTCTACCCCCCCCGTCGTCCCGAGCGGGCGGCGAGCTTGCGAATTGTTTCGATTCGGCGTACCTGCGGGCGGGCAGGCGAGGGACCTCCAGAATGAGTACATTCAGGCCCAGCGAAGCGCCGACTTCAAGTTCATTTCCGCTTTTTCGTCACTCGTCGAAGCGGATCTCTTCACATTGGAGGATCCGCGCGTCGAAGAGCTTTTCCATCTGTTCGAGTATGCCGGGGATATCCTCGGCGTCGAGTCCCGCGACCCCGTCCGAGGCGATCGTGAGCTCGAACCCGCGCATGTGCGCGTCGTGCGCGGTGAAGAAGACGCACGAGTTGACGAGCTGGCCGGCGAGGATCAGGTTTTCGGTCCCGAGCTCCCGCAGGAGAATCTCGAGCGGCGTCGCGTGGAAGCCGGTGTGACCGGGCTTGAGGATGAGATAGTCCGTTTTGGAGGGGAGCAGAGTTTCCACGATCTGCTTTCCCTTCGAGCCCGAACGAAGGCAGTGATCGATCACCTCGTCGAATCTGGAGCGCCACCGCCCGATATTGTCGTTCGCGTAGATGACCGCGGCGTTGGACTGGCGGGCGCGTTTCAGCAAAGCCTCGATGCGAGGCAGCGCCTCGGTGACCGCGTCAGCGACTCGATCACCTCCCTCGAATTTGAAATCATTGATCAGATCGATCAGCAGCAGGGCAGTCCTGCGCTTCCGTTCGTTCTCGGGAACGACTGAATAGTTGCTCGAGAGCATCGAAGTAAGTCAGCCGCACCCGGAAACATTGGGCGCGATGAAACGACCGCGGGGGACCGGGCGGTCAGCTGTTCTTGGTGCGTCCCTCTTTCTTCCTCTGCTTGTTGACGGTCCGTGCGGCGATCTCCTCGGCGCGATCCGTCGATTTGCCCGCGTCCTTTTCGCTGTCCTTCACATGCTCGTACTGCCGTTCGTCCTTCTT
The genomic region above belongs to Acidobacteriota bacterium and contains:
- a CDS encoding cysteine hydrolase; the encoded protein is MLSSNYSVVPENERKRRTALLLIDLINDFKFEGGDRVADAVTEALPRIEALLKRARQSNAAVIYANDNIGRWRSRFDEVIDHCLRSGSKGKQIVETLLPSKTDYLILKPGHTGFHATPLEILLRELGTENLILAGQLVNSCVFFTAHDAHMRGFELTIASDGVAGLDAEDIPGILEQMEKLFDARILQCEEIRFDE